The following are encoded in a window of Impatiens glandulifera chromosome 5, dImpGla2.1, whole genome shotgun sequence genomic DNA:
- the LOC124937719 gene encoding acyl carrier protein 1, chloroplastic-like: MAAATGSFVSVTSFSCSLKQNKVFSSVKSVSLMSINGKSFPSLRLMRPAANRFQVSCAAKAETVDKVCTIVRRQLAVPDDTPVTGESKFVTLGADSLDTVEIVMGIEEEFGVSVEEESAQSISTVQDAADLVEKLIAKPAAA; the protein is encoded by the exons ATGGCGGCGGCTACTGGATCGTTCGTTTCCGTCACTTCTTTCTCTTGCTCTTTGAAGCAAAACAAG GTGTTCTCAAGTGTGAAGTCAGTATCACTGATGTCTATTAATGGGAAATCATTCCCATCGCTTAGGTTGATGAGACCAGCTGCAAATCGCTTCCAAGTCTCTTGTGCG GCTAAGGCAGAGACAGTAGATAAAGTGTGCACAATTGTGAGGAGGCAATTGGCTGTACCAGATGATACACCTGTGACTGGAGAGTCAAAGTTTGTAACCCTTGGAGCAGATTCTCTTGACACA GTGGAGATTGTAATGGGAATTGAAGAGGAATTTGGGGTGAGTGTGGAGGAAGAAAGTGCACAAAGTATATCCACTGTCCAAGATGCTGCTGATCTGGTTGAGAAGCTAATTGCCAAACCTGCAGCAGCTTAA
- the LOC124937718 gene encoding sodium/hydrogen exchanger 2-like: MGLTIGPLLGGLTSSDYTSVVSMNIFVALLCACIVIGHLLEESWMNESTTALFIGLCTGTVILLTSGGTNSHILVFSEDLFFIYLLPPIIFNAGFQVKKKQFFRNFVTILLFGAIGTLISLAIVSFGAMSFFEKMNIGTLNLGDYLAIGAIFSATDSVCTLQVLNQDDTPFLYSVVFGEGVVNDATSVVLFNAIQNFDLSHIDSNTFFQFAGSFFYLFLTSTLLGVASGLLSAYIIKKLYFGRHSTDREVALMMLMAYFSYMLAELFYLSAILTVFFCGIVMSHYTWHNVTESSRVTTKHAFATLSFVCETFIFLYVGMDALDIEKWRLVSDSPGTWLKVSSILLGLVLLGRAAFVFPLSFLSNLTKKSPHEKISLKQQVTIWWAGLMRGAVSMALAYNQFTRAGHTELRVNAIMITCTITVVLFSTMVFGLLTKPLVRILLPSPKHLLRMISSEPTTPKFLSESLLLGVQDSELDLGSQIANERDIGRNVFRPNSLRMILSTPHRSVHYYWRKFDNGFMRPVFGGRGFVPYVPGSPTERSLHPEPEQ; the protein is encoded by the exons ATGGGATTGACAATAGGTCCATTGTTGGGTGGATTAACTTCATCTGATTACACTTCGGTGGTATCGATGAACATATTCGTGGCACTTCTTTGTGCATGTATTGTGATTGGACACTTATTGGAGGAGAGTTGGATGAATGAATCAACTACAGCTCTATTTATT GGACTTTGTACAGGGACTGTCATTTTGTTGACAAGTGGAGGAACGAATTCACATATTTTGGTTTTCAGTGAAGATTTGTTCTTCATTTATCTACTTCCACCTATTATTTTCAATGCAGG GTTCCAGGTGAAGAAGAAGCAATTTTTTCGCAACTTCGTGACTATTTTACTGTTTGGCGCTATTGGAACTTTGATCTCCCTGGCCATTGTCTCCTTTG GTGCTATGAGTTTCTTCGAGAAAATGAACATTGGTACTTTAAACCTGGGAGATTACTTAG CTATTGGTGCTATCTTTTCAGCCACAGATTCAGTTTGCACCTTGCAG GTTCTTAACCAGGATGATACACCATTTTTATACAGTGTGGTGTTTGGAGAAGGGGTGGTAAATGATGCCACATCCGTTGTACTGTTCAATGCTATTCAGAACTTTGACCTTTCACATATAGATTCAAACACCTTCTTTCAATTTGCTGGCAGCTTCTTTTATTTGTTCCTTACGAGCACTTTGCTGGGAGTTGCT TCTGGATTGCTTAGTGCATATATCATCAAAAAGCTATATTTTGGAAG GCATTCTACTGATCGTGAAGTTGCTCTTATGATGCTCATGGCTTACTTTTCTTATATGCTAGCTGAA ttattttatttaagtgcCATTCTCACTGTCTTCTTTTGCGGGATTGTGATGTCTCATTATACTTGGCACAATGTCACTGAGAGTTCAAGAGTGACTACCAA GCATGCTTTTGCGACACTCTCATTTGTTTGCGAGACGTTCATTTTCCTCTATGTTGGGATGGATGCCCTTGACATTGAGAAGTGGAGATTAGTATCTGACAG CCCTGGAACCTGGCTAAAAGTGAGCTCAATTCTACTGGGACTGGTTTTACTTGGAAGAGCAGCTTTTGTTTTCCCATTATCGTTTTTATCCAATTTGACTAAGAAGTCTCCTCATGAGAAGATAAGTTTAAAACAGCAG GTTACTATTTGGTGGGCCGGTCTGATGAGAGGAGCTGTTTCTATGGCTCTTGCTTATAACCAG TTTACTCGAGCTGGTCATACCGAATTACGAGTGAATGCAATCATGATCACTTGTACCATCACGGTTGTTCTTTTTAGCACAATG GTATTTGGCTTATTAACAAAACCATTAGTGAGAATCTTACTGCCTTCACCAAAGCATTTACTGAGAATGATCTCATCTGAACCAACAACTCCAAAATTCTTGTCAGAATCCCTGCTTTTAGGGGTACAGGATTCGGAACTTGATTTGGGTAGTCAAATTGCGAATGAACGTGATATCGGGCGAAATGTATTTCGCCCGAACAGTTTAAGGATGATCTTATCCACTCCACATCGTAGTGTTCATTACTATTGGAGGAAATTCGATAACGGTTTCATGCGACCTGTTTTTGGTGGTCGCGGTTTTGTTCCTTATGTTCCTGGATCACCCACTGAACGAAGCCTACATCCTGAACCGGAACAATAA
- the LOC124938171 gene encoding tubby-like F-box protein 6: protein MKFGYGFRSRSLRVVQDCFVAASEPAEVETDAMSQSCWSNMPPELLREVLIRIEESENRWPFRNSVVACAGVCRSWREIMKEIVKIPEVSGKLTFPISIKQPGPRGHLLQCFIRRNRPTQTYHLYLNLTHALADDGKFLLAAQKSRHATCTDYTISLNNDDISRGSRTYVGKLRANFLGTKFTVYDGCPPHTGAKLTKSHSTRVFGSKQVSPRVPSGNYPVSHISYELNMLGSRGPRRMNCIMDAIPVSAIGPGGVAPTQTEFTRTNNDLFPSVPFFRSKSKSAVTTDSSSLRSPLFVPGEGPLVLRNKSPRWHEQLQCWCLNFHGRVTVASVKNFQLVASAASANSEDGHTSGSEQEVVILQFGKVGKDLFTMDYRYPISAFQAFAICLSSFDTKIACE from the exons ATGAAGTTCGGTTACGGGTTCAGATCGAGGTCATTGAGGGTTGTTCAAGACTGTTTTGTGGCGGCATCTGAACCGGCAGAGGTTGAGACAGATGCGATGAGTCAAAGTTGTTGGTCCAACATGCCGCCAGAATTGTTGAGGGAGGTTTTGATAAGGATTGAGGAATCGGAAAACAGATGGCCGTTTCGAAATAGTGTCGTTGCTTGTGCCGGAGTTTGTCGGAGTTGGAGAGAGATTATGAAGGAGATCGTCAAGATTCCTGAAGTTTCCGGCAAACTCACTTTTCCTATTTCGATTAAACAG CCTGGTCCAAGAGGGCATCTTCTTCAGTGTTTCATTCGAAGGAATCGACCTACACAGACATACCATCTTTACCTGAATTTAACTCATG CTTTAGCAGATGATGGTAAGTTTCTTCTTGCTGCTCAAAAAAGTAGGCATGCTACCTGCACTGACTATACGATCTCGTTAAACAATGACGATATTTCTCGAGGCAGCAGGACATATGTTGGAAAACTAAG AGCAAATTTTCTGGGAACCAAGTTCACAGTATATGATGGTTGTCCCCCTCATACTGGAGCCAAATTGACCAAGAGCCACTCAACTAGGGTTTTTGGCTCGAAACAAGTGTCCCCTAGAGTGCCTTCGGGAAATTACCCTGTTTCTCATATCTCATATGAGTTGAATATGTTGGGATCCAG GGGTCCAAGAAGAATGAACTGTATCATGGACGCTATACCCGTCTCAGCAATTGGACCAGGTGGTGTGGCTCCAACACAAACAGAGTTCACTCGCACCAACAATGACTTATTTCCTTCTGTCCCATTTTTCCGATCAAAATCAAAAAGTGCAGTAACAACAGATTCGTCTTCTTTGAGGAGTCCCTTGTTTGTTCCTGGGGAAGGACCACTGGTTCTGAGAAACAAGTCACCCAGATGGCACGAACAGCTTCAATGCTGGTGCTTGAACTTTCATGGGCGGGTAACAGTTGCTTCGGTTAAAAACTTTCAATTGGTAGCATCAGCAGCATCAGCTAATTCAGAGGATGGGCATACTAGCGGGTCTGAACAGGAAGTGGTTATTCTCCAGTTTGGGAAAGTAGGGAAGGATTTATTTACGATGGATTATAGATATCCAATTTCAGCATTTCAGGCATTTGCTATATGCCTGAGTAGTTTTGACACGAAGATTGCTTGCGAATAG